From a region of the Paraburkholderia hospita genome:
- a CDS encoding SDR family oxidoreductase, whose amino-acid sequence MNNVKNAQVAIVTGASRGIGAAIARRLASDGFAVVVNYAASSKEADALVAELKAQGAAAIAVKADVSNADDVRRMFEATEQQLGKVDVLVNNAGILKTVPLAETSDALFAQTFDINVRGTFNTLREAATRMNNGGRIVNFSSTTLALNMPGYAIYNATKAAVESFTHVFAKELRGRNITVNAVAPGPVATSLFLDGKTEEQIQTFAKMPPLQRLGQPEDIASVVAFLAGTDGAWVNGQVLRANGGVA is encoded by the coding sequence ATGAACAACGTCAAGAATGCACAGGTTGCGATCGTCACGGGCGCGTCGCGGGGTATCGGCGCGGCAATCGCGCGTCGGCTCGCCAGCGACGGGTTTGCGGTCGTCGTGAACTACGCGGCAAGCTCGAAGGAAGCGGATGCGCTCGTCGCCGAATTGAAGGCGCAGGGCGCAGCGGCGATTGCGGTGAAAGCGGACGTCTCGAACGCCGACGACGTGCGCCGCATGTTCGAAGCGACGGAACAGCAGCTCGGCAAGGTCGACGTGCTCGTCAACAACGCGGGCATCCTGAAGACGGTGCCGCTCGCCGAAACCAGCGACGCACTCTTCGCGCAAACCTTCGATATCAACGTCCGCGGCACGTTCAACACGCTGCGCGAAGCAGCGACGCGGATGAACAACGGCGGACGCATCGTCAACTTTTCGAGCACGACACTCGCGTTGAACATGCCGGGCTACGCGATCTACAACGCGACCAAGGCGGCCGTCGAATCGTTCACGCACGTGTTCGCGAAGGAACTGCGTGGGCGGAACATCACGGTCAATGCCGTGGCGCCGGGGCCGGTGGCGACTTCGCTGTTCCTGGACGGCAAGACGGAAGAGCAGATTCAGACGTTCGCGAAGATGCCGCCGCTGCAACGTTTGGGACAGCCGGAGGATATTGCTTCCGTGGTCGCGTTTCTCGCAGGGACGGATGGCGCGTGGGTAAATGGGCAGGTTTTGCGGGCGAATGGCGGGGTGGCTTGA
- a CDS encoding bestrophin-like domain gives MQETLSALVVFALLLAGTGVGFFGKAYLPEEHRRHETLQLIQLVMTMLVTFAALVLGLLTASAKSSFDTVGNDFRSYAAELIQLDMALRQYGPEAQYPRTLLRSYTAAAIAATWPGENPPSGDYPRFKSDLNHDKLEGIGLGEMLNESFVAVRKLQPIDSYQQHTQAECIARFERVIQARWTLIEEAHSSISKPFLTTLTFWLMIIFLCFGIVAPRNALALVMIMLGAVSIASAVFVIVDLDTPLTGPIVSSSLPMRDALAHLDRALARPSGDH, from the coding sequence ATGCAAGAGACCTTGTCAGCGCTCGTGGTGTTCGCCCTGCTTCTGGCGGGAACAGGCGTCGGCTTTTTCGGCAAGGCTTATCTGCCTGAAGAGCATCGCAGGCACGAGACGCTTCAGCTGATCCAGCTCGTGATGACGATGCTCGTGACGTTCGCGGCGCTGGTGCTGGGCTTGCTCACGGCATCCGCGAAAAGCAGCTTCGATACCGTCGGCAACGACTTCCGCTCTTATGCCGCCGAGCTGATCCAGCTCGACATGGCGCTGCGCCAGTACGGTCCCGAGGCGCAATACCCGCGCACGCTGCTGCGCTCGTACACCGCTGCGGCGATCGCCGCGACGTGGCCCGGGGAGAACCCGCCGTCGGGCGATTATCCAAGGTTCAAGAGCGATCTGAACCACGACAAGCTCGAAGGCATCGGGCTCGGCGAAATGCTGAACGAATCGTTCGTCGCAGTGCGCAAGCTGCAGCCCATCGACAGCTACCAGCAGCACACGCAGGCGGAATGCATCGCGCGTTTCGAGCGCGTGATCCAGGCGCGCTGGACGTTGATCGAAGAAGCGCATAGCTCGATCTCGAAGCCCTTTCTCACCACGCTCACCTTCTGGCTGATGATCATCTTTCTATGCTTCGGCATCGTCGCGCCTCGCAATGCGCTGGCGCTCGTGATGATCATGCTGGGCGCGGTGTCGATTGCATCGGCCGTGTTTGTGATCGTCGATCTCGACACGCCGCTGACGGGCCCGATCGTGTCCTCCAGCCTGCCGATGCGCGATGCGCTCGCGCATCTCGACCGCGCTTTAGCGCGACCCTCAGGCGACCACTAG
- a CDS encoding LysR family transcriptional regulator — MDRFQEMQVFVRIAERQSFTRAADDLQIPRATVTNLMKRMEQRLGTRLLERTTRTVRLTHDGEAYYRRCVRLLADMEEAEGSFRDAAPKGLLRVNLQGTLARHFIVPALPDFLARYPGIELHIGEDDRLVDLVREGVDCVLRAGNLQDSSMVGRRVARLEQVTVASPAYLDRHGVPGDLAALTTHRAVNYMSSATGNALPLEFTVDERIVEVNLEAVVSVTGTDLYTGASVAGLGLVQVPRYRVESELAAGSLVVVLAQFPPPPMPVTVLYPQSRQLSSRVRVFAQWLREIFDAAGGLKVG; from the coding sequence ATGGACCGTTTTCAGGAAATGCAGGTGTTCGTCCGCATCGCCGAGCGGCAGAGCTTCACGCGTGCCGCGGACGATCTGCAGATTCCGCGCGCCACCGTCACGAACCTGATGAAGCGGATGGAGCAACGGCTCGGCACGCGGCTGCTCGAACGCACGACGCGCACCGTGCGCCTCACGCACGACGGCGAAGCGTACTACCGCCGCTGCGTACGTCTGCTTGCGGACATGGAAGAAGCGGAAGGTTCGTTTCGCGACGCCGCGCCAAAAGGTCTGCTGCGCGTGAATCTGCAAGGCACGCTCGCGCGGCATTTCATCGTGCCCGCGCTGCCGGATTTTCTGGCGCGCTATCCGGGCATCGAGTTGCATATCGGCGAAGACGACCGCCTGGTCGATCTGGTGCGCGAGGGTGTCGATTGCGTGCTGCGCGCGGGGAATCTGCAGGATTCGTCGATGGTCGGGCGGCGCGTTGCGCGGCTCGAACAGGTGACGGTCGCGAGCCCGGCGTATCTGGACCGGCACGGCGTACCCGGCGATCTCGCCGCGCTCACCACGCATCGCGCCGTCAATTACATGTCGAGCGCGACGGGCAACGCGCTGCCGCTCGAATTCACCGTCGATGAACGCATCGTCGAGGTGAATCTGGAGGCGGTCGTTTCCGTGACGGGCACCGATCTGTACACGGGTGCGTCCGTCGCTGGGCTCGGTCTCGTGCAGGTGCCGCGCTATCGCGTGGAAAGCGAACTCGCCGCGGGCAGCCTCGTTGTCGTGCTGGCGCAATTCCCGCCGCCGCCGATGCCCGTCACCGTGCTCTATCCGCAAAGCCGTCAGTTGTCGTCGCGCGTGCGGGTGTTCGCACAATGGCTGCGCGAGATCTTCGACGCGGCGGGCGGGCTGAAGGTCGGCTGA
- a CDS encoding c-type cytochrome, with protein MSEERVFSFSNRWFTTSVGGVIAIAIVAALIGFIWLPSKHPDFTQRGLWATICSAAGAPSTWFTQSDNVAGPAPSNVLVLPPLPPWGRTRPSAESIGRGATLAQNCSMCHGVESLIQVTAPVLAGQYADVVYKQLRDYQSGQRANAIMPPIIAQLNDRDLHDLANYYSTLPRPAAVEQATTEDATIRKFVNEGSPMRNIAPCAACHGDRDRKGAAPWLGGQSSVYMAAQLRAFADGDRHNDINEQMRNVARNMTPEEIDGVAKYYAERQP; from the coding sequence ATGAGCGAAGAACGCGTCTTCAGCTTCAGCAACCGATGGTTCACGACCAGCGTCGGCGGCGTGATCGCGATTGCGATCGTGGCGGCTCTGATCGGCTTTATCTGGCTGCCGTCGAAGCATCCCGACTTCACGCAGCGCGGCTTATGGGCGACGATCTGCAGCGCAGCGGGCGCGCCGTCGACGTGGTTCACGCAAAGCGACAACGTCGCCGGCCCCGCGCCGAGCAACGTGCTCGTGCTGCCGCCTCTGCCGCCGTGGGGCCGCACGCGTCCCAGCGCCGAGTCGATCGGACGTGGCGCGACGCTCGCGCAGAACTGCTCGATGTGTCATGGCGTCGAAAGCCTGATCCAGGTCACAGCGCCCGTGCTCGCGGGGCAATATGCGGACGTGGTCTATAAGCAATTGCGCGACTACCAGAGCGGCCAGCGCGCGAACGCGATTATGCCGCCCATCATCGCGCAGTTGAACGACCGCGATCTGCACGATCTCGCGAATTACTATTCGACGCTGCCGCGCCCCGCCGCCGTCGAACAGGCCACGACCGAAGACGCGACCATCCGCAAGTTCGTCAACGAAGGCTCGCCGATGCGCAACATCGCGCCTTGCGCGGCCTGTCATGGCGATCGTGACCGCAAGGGCGCCGCGCCATGGCTTGGCGGGCAATCGTCGGTGTATATGGCGGCGCAACTGCGCGCATTCGCGGATGGCGACCGGCATAACGACATCAACGAACAGATGCGCAACGTCGCGCGGAATATGACGCCTGAGGAGATCGACGGGGTCGCGAAGTATTACGCTGAAAGGCAGCCTTAG
- a CDS encoding methyl-accepting chemotaxis protein gives MLKGLSIRAYLTLMVVLFGVVLLIGAAAGLLSLRESNASLQQMYTVDTPAVADLEGSAGQLLRLRLALATYSSLIELNDQEGADAVLKRFDTYQKVSNERLAHYISKASNDADEQRLIKDMQDKRDAFLHEGAEPALAALKSGDKAAFQQLQAHKLSPLYSAYEKAMLTLEKLQLDHAEQRYQEAQQLFYTISVAVAIGMAATLIFAWLGRMMMVRAIVHPVDATIDQFQRIANGDLTGRIDNVSDNEMGRLAAALRKMQESLIATVNTVRHGTDSIDTGVSEIAAGNTNLSQRTEEQAASLEETAASIEELTSTVKQTADNAKQASSLAQGASTLAAQGGDLTQQVVGTMQKIVDDSRRIADIVGVIEGIAFQTNILALNAAVEAARAGEQGRGFAVVASEVRSLAQRSAAAAKEIKGLIGESNERVTAGADLVQRSGSTMTDIVDAIARVSAIMSEIAEAATEQSTGIDQVNLAVAQMDEVTQQNAALVEQAAAAASSLEEQARRLTTAVAVFRTDSGQASASRGAARRVVSQKQGVAMQMEAVEAV, from the coding sequence ATGTTGAAAGGTCTTTCGATTCGCGCATACCTCACGTTGATGGTCGTGCTGTTCGGCGTGGTATTGCTGATCGGCGCGGCGGCGGGGCTGTTATCGCTGCGTGAGAGCAATGCGTCGCTGCAACAGATGTACACCGTCGATACGCCCGCCGTGGCGGATCTCGAAGGCAGCGCTGGCCAGCTACTGCGTCTGCGTCTCGCATTGGCAACCTACTCCTCGCTGATCGAACTGAACGATCAGGAAGGCGCCGACGCCGTGCTGAAGCGTTTCGATACGTACCAGAAGGTGTCGAATGAACGCCTCGCGCATTACATCAGCAAGGCCAGCAACGACGCCGACGAACAGCGTCTCATCAAGGATATGCAGGACAAGCGCGATGCATTCCTGCACGAAGGCGCCGAGCCTGCGCTCGCCGCGCTCAAGTCCGGCGACAAGGCGGCCTTCCAGCAACTTCAGGCGCACAAGCTGTCGCCGCTTTACAGCGCGTATGAAAAGGCGATGCTGACGCTCGAAAAACTGCAGCTCGATCACGCCGAGCAACGGTACCAGGAAGCACAGCAACTGTTCTACACGATCAGTGTCGCGGTCGCGATCGGCATGGCGGCTACGCTGATTTTCGCGTGGCTCGGACGCATGATGATGGTCCGCGCAATCGTGCATCCCGTCGATGCCACCATCGATCAGTTCCAACGCATCGCGAACGGCGACCTGACGGGCCGTATCGACAACGTTAGCGACAACGAAATGGGACGTCTCGCGGCCGCGCTGCGCAAGATGCAGGAGTCGCTGATCGCGACGGTGAACACCGTGCGTCACGGCACTGATTCGATCGATACGGGCGTGAGCGAAATCGCCGCAGGCAATACGAACCTGTCGCAACGCACGGAAGAGCAGGCCGCGTCGCTGGAAGAAACGGCGGCGAGCATCGAGGAGCTCACGTCGACCGTCAAGCAGACGGCCGACAACGCCAAGCAGGCGAGTTCGCTCGCGCAGGGCGCATCGACGCTCGCAGCGCAGGGCGGCGATCTCACGCAGCAGGTGGTCGGCACGATGCAGAAGATCGTCGACGACTCGCGGCGTATCGCGGATATCGTCGGCGTGATCGAAGGCATCGCGTTTCAGACCAACATTCTCGCGTTGAACGCGGCTGTCGAGGCGGCGCGCGCAGGCGAGCAGGGCCGCGGCTTTGCGGTGGTGGCGAGCGAAGTGCGCTCGCTTGCGCAGCGTAGCGCGGCAGCGGCGAAGGAGATCAAAGGTCTGATCGGCGAATCGAACGAGCGCGTGACGGCGGGCGCGGACCTCGTGCAGCGCTCAGGTTCGACGATGACGGATATCGTCGATGCAATCGCGCGTGTCAGCGCGATCATGAGCGAGATCGCCGAGGCCGCGACTGAGCAGAGCACGGGCATCGATCAGGTGAATCTCGCCGTCGCGCAGATGGATGAAGTGACGCAGCAGAACGCGGCGCTCGTCGAGCAGGCGGCGGCAGCGGCAAGTTCGCTCGAAGAGCAGGCGCGCCGGCTGACGACAGCGGTGGCCGTGTTCAGGACGGATAGCGGACAGGCGTCGGCGTCGCGGGGTGCTGCGCGCCGTGTTGTGTCGCAGAAGCAGGGAGTGGCGATGCAGATGGAGGCGGTGGAAGCGGTTTGA
- a CDS encoding type VI secretion system amidase effector protein Tae4 gives MPNSRTIVRTNSTPGSIKDVQLRVVTFQELWDNYPSGNPYNNSAYKDQCAIRMSVMFHRVGIEMKSFSEKLVRPVSDRPSIGRTILDGKATATRADELGEWLKLQPFAGLPKAEDITGSDWESKVKGRTGIVEFSRYWTRAGETTSNASGGHIDLWNGARLTISSAPDAVATISRYFGGQSFFPGTDFGWSDLRNAKQILFWQIK, from the coding sequence ATGCCGAACAGCAGAACCATTGTCAGGACGAATTCCACACCGGGTTCCATCAAGGACGTGCAGCTACGCGTGGTCACCTTCCAGGAGTTGTGGGACAACTATCCATCGGGAAATCCTTACAACAATTCAGCGTACAAGGATCAGTGCGCAATCCGCATGAGTGTGATGTTTCATCGTGTCGGCATCGAGATGAAGTCGTTTTCGGAAAAACTCGTCCGGCCTGTGTCGGATCGACCATCAATCGGGCGGACTATCCTCGACGGCAAAGCCACGGCCACTCGCGCCGACGAATTGGGAGAATGGCTGAAGTTGCAGCCGTTTGCGGGACTTCCAAAGGCCGAAGATATTACTGGCTCAGATTGGGAATCGAAGGTGAAAGGGCGCACGGGTATCGTTGAGTTTTCCCGTTATTGGACGCGCGCAGGTGAAACGACTTCCAATGCAAGCGGCGGCCACATCGACCTCTGGAATGGAGCACGCCTGACAATTAGCAGCGCGCCGGATGCCGTTGCAACGATTAGCCGCTATTTTGGCGGACAGTCCTTCTTTCCGGGAACGGATTTCGGCTGGTCCGACCTTCGGAACGCGAAGCAGATTCTGTTTTGGCAAATCAAATAA
- a CDS encoding PAAR domain-containing protein: protein MTTSRLVAKGDTTTTKGRVMGGSSTWYADNGQAFALYHDRATCGNCKGLFPILGSARDWMENGKPMVKHMDRVLCPCGKNHVLASGASSLLYTSGADATTTSNTSFTAPTNSTTCDEQVHAVARMALDFYPYFIETADGRAFSGRVAEGGDLPRVATNTEADYHIYWGDEALAREQGIE, encoded by the coding sequence ATGACAACGTCGAGACTCGTCGCAAAAGGCGACACGACGACGACCAAAGGCCGCGTCATGGGCGGTTCGTCAACATGGTATGCAGACAACGGACAAGCATTCGCTCTGTATCACGACCGGGCAACGTGCGGGAATTGCAAAGGACTGTTTCCGATCCTGGGCAGCGCCCGGGACTGGATGGAAAACGGGAAGCCGATGGTGAAGCATATGGACCGGGTACTGTGTCCATGTGGGAAAAACCATGTACTTGCCAGTGGAGCTTCCTCGCTTCTGTACACGAGCGGCGCCGACGCAACGACGACAAGCAATACCTCGTTCACGGCGCCAACAAACTCGACCACGTGTGATGAACAGGTTCATGCCGTCGCCCGCATGGCGCTCGATTTCTACCCCTACTTCATCGAAACGGCAGACGGGAGAGCTTTCTCGGGCCGCGTCGCCGAAGGTGGCGACCTGCCACGCGTTGCGACCAACACTGAGGCGGACTATCACATCTACTGGGGCGACGAAGCGCTGGCTAGAGAACAAGGAATTGAATAA